A region of Paenibacillus thiaminolyticus DNA encodes the following proteins:
- the eutD gene encoding ethanolamine utilization phosphate acetyltransferase EutD: MDNQLVESIVNEVVKRVRDEACIEIEASGKHVHLNREAIDALFGPGYQLTKAKDLSQPGQYACKERVTLIGPKGALHNVVVLGPERKESQVEVSQTDAVVLGISVPVRESGKLEGTPGIVIASGSNMIRLERGLIAAQRHIHVKAEDAATYNVENGEIVQVKVYGKRPLIFDDVLVRVSPNYETYMHIDYDEANACGFVKGTKGKIVKKTN, translated from the coding sequence GTGGATAATCAACTGGTAGAAAGCATCGTGAATGAAGTGGTCAAGCGGGTGCGGGATGAAGCCTGCATCGAAATCGAAGCATCCGGCAAGCATGTGCACTTGAACCGGGAAGCGATTGATGCGCTGTTCGGCCCAGGCTATCAACTGACGAAGGCGAAGGATCTGTCTCAGCCCGGACAATACGCTTGCAAAGAGCGCGTTACGCTGATCGGGCCGAAGGGCGCCCTGCATAACGTCGTCGTGCTCGGCCCGGAACGCAAGGAATCGCAGGTCGAGGTCTCGCAGACGGATGCCGTCGTGCTTGGCATCTCTGTTCCCGTCAGAGAGAGCGGCAAGCTGGAGGGAACTCCGGGCATCGTCATCGCTTCGGGCAGCAATATGATCCGGCTGGAGCGAGGCTTGATTGCCGCGCAGCGCCATATTCACGTGAAGGCGGAAGACGCCGCCACATACAACGTGGAGAACGGCGAAATCGTGCAGGTGAAAGTGTACGGCAAGCGTCCGCTCATCTTCGATGACGTGCTGGTGCGGGTGAGCCCGAATTATGAAACGTACATGCACATCGACTATGACGAGGCGAATGCTTGCGGCTTTGTGAAAGGCACGAAGGGCAAGATTGTGAAAAAGACCAACTAG
- a CDS encoding EutN/CcmL family microcompartment protein — translation MIVGKVAGSLWATRKDNKLNGLTFLVVKPLSVDGAPVQRDPFVAADNAGAGIGDTVLVTTGSAARASLATADVPVDAVIVGIVDSIEVARHE, via the coding sequence ATGATCGTGGGAAAAGTGGCGGGCAGCCTGTGGGCTACCCGTAAAGACAATAAGCTGAACGGACTGACTTTTCTGGTGGTTAAGCCGTTATCGGTGGACGGCGCGCCGGTTCAGCGCGATCCATTTGTCGCCGCGGACAACGCGGGAGCAGGCATCGGCGACACGGTGCTCGTCACGACGGGAAGCGCTGCCCGGGCATCGCTAGCCACTGCGGATGTGCCCGTTGACGCAGTCATCGTGGGCATCGTCGATTCGATCGAGGTGGCCCGCCATGAGTAG
- a CDS encoding ethanolamine utilization protein, giving the protein MNMEAPDRAALIEAVAAEVLKRLRQASEAEPIASKKQAVLLAAEPAPALESVLQPHYDVCYYDESLRDCDLLLIPKTCIQLLSNLANGISAGPRERFVLTLLLKGRKVVLLEDGLAYRKYKPTAPVLLYKLYDGMVDKLRSYGIHVVKQTELPLACLEDGGAAIVPQADRGAAYADSDAPSQLESLHGKVITEAELKKCRLQNRTEIVIDRHAIITPLAQDYMRTQQMRVHRR; this is encoded by the coding sequence ATGAACATGGAAGCTCCGGATCGGGCGGCACTGATTGAAGCGGTCGCGGCCGAAGTATTGAAAAGGCTGCGGCAGGCCAGCGAAGCCGAGCCGATCGCATCCAAGAAGCAAGCGGTCCTGCTGGCTGCGGAGCCGGCTCCGGCATTGGAGAGCGTCCTCCAGCCGCATTATGACGTGTGTTATTACGACGAGTCGCTCCGAGACTGCGATTTGCTCCTCATTCCGAAGACATGCATCCAGCTGTTGTCCAACCTGGCCAATGGCATTAGCGCAGGCCCGCGCGAGCGATTCGTGCTGACGCTGCTGTTGAAGGGAAGGAAGGTTGTCTTGCTGGAGGACGGGCTGGCTTACCGGAAATACAAGCCGACAGCGCCTGTCCTGCTGTACAAGCTGTACGACGGCATGGTGGACAAGCTGCGCAGTTATGGTATCCATGTGGTGAAGCAGACGGAGCTGCCGCTGGCTTGCCTGGAAGACGGAGGGGCGGCGATTGTGCCCCAAGCTGACCGCGGAGCGGCGTATGCGGATTCTGATGCGCCTTCCCAGCTGGAATCTCTGCACGGCAAAGTCATTACCGAAGCCGAGCTCAAAAAATGCCGTCTCCAAAACCGGACAGAAATCGTAATTGATCGGCACGCGATTATTACGCCGTTGGCGCAGGATTACATGCGCACGCAGCAGATGCGGGTGCACAGAAGATAA
- a CDS encoding cobalamin adenosyltransferase, with protein MAVITESELRKHFRNQNLKEVAVYEAPTGAILTPSAKSFLSDHQIELRYVGAPAADSPAPKKEVKLQITKNLDTKQEPAEGKKRFRTLYGGFLETKPEHMTHLYGNMLVFKDHPRILFRGKLDSLETKILEAQISCFKLNMTKLVDDLEEILQFVRKIVRCEVLNESIEEFHLLGMTPKELREQSHFPKKYFGLEHFQPSYDMGEAVVVINALRTLTRETELLAYQAFKTEHGGAEREDIIRTLNRLSSLFWIIMFRIRVGQYNS; from the coding sequence ATGGCTGTGATTACGGAAAGCGAGCTGCGCAAGCACTTTCGGAATCAGAATCTGAAAGAGGTTGCCGTATATGAGGCTCCGACGGGCGCGATTCTGACCCCTTCCGCCAAAAGCTTTTTGAGCGATCATCAGATTGAGCTTCGTTATGTGGGAGCCCCCGCTGCAGACAGCCCGGCGCCCAAGAAGGAAGTTAAGCTTCAAATCACCAAAAACTTGGACACTAAGCAAGAACCGGCCGAAGGAAAAAAACGTTTCCGTACGCTGTACGGCGGTTTTCTGGAGACGAAGCCCGAGCATATGACCCATTTATATGGCAATATGCTTGTTTTTAAAGATCATCCCCGGATTTTATTCCGCGGCAAGCTGGATTCATTGGAAACCAAAATTTTAGAAGCGCAAATCAGCTGCTTTAAGCTGAACATGACCAAGCTGGTCGACGATTTGGAAGAAATTTTACAGTTCGTGCGAAAAATCGTGCGCTGTGAAGTGTTGAACGAAAGCATAGAGGAATTTCATTTGCTTGGGATGACACCGAAGGAATTGCGCGAGCAGTCCCATTTTCCCAAGAAATACTTTGGATTGGAACATTTTCAACCCAGCTATGATATGGGCGAAGCGGTTGTTGTTATAAATGCGTTGCGCACATTGACGAGGGAGACGGAGCTGCTGGCTTACCAAGCCTTCAAAACGGAGCACGGAGGCGCCGAGCGCGAAGACATCATTCGGACGCTGAACCGGCTGTCTTCATTGTTCTGGATCATCATGTTCCGAATCCGCGTAGGACAGTACAATTCTTGA
- a CDS encoding BMC domain-containing protein, whose amino-acid sequence MSSAIGVVELRSISKGYETADRMLKTSPVDVHHLKPICPGKFLIIMSGDTADVQAAMDSAKAEAGEFRISDFMLHGVHPGLVDGLKKRYSSEPVDAVGIMETSTVSSGIYAFNEALKQCDIYVKRMNLGMAIGGKFLAVFTGSVSDVEQGMKVIASSMDEKRIVHCTVLRSPSEEIKQHFR is encoded by the coding sequence ATGAGTAGCGCGATTGGCGTGGTAGAGCTTCGCAGCATCAGCAAAGGATACGAAACGGCGGATCGCATGCTGAAGACCTCACCCGTGGATGTGCATCATCTGAAGCCGATCTGTCCAGGCAAGTTCCTCATCATTATGAGCGGCGATACTGCTGACGTACAGGCGGCGATGGATTCCGCGAAGGCGGAAGCGGGTGAATTCCGGATCAGCGATTTTATGCTGCATGGCGTTCATCCCGGTCTCGTGGATGGCTTGAAGAAGCGCTATTCTTCCGAACCTGTGGACGCCGTCGGAATTATGGAGACGTCAACGGTCTCTTCCGGGATTTATGCGTTCAACGAGGCTTTGAAGCAGTGCGATATTTATGTGAAAAGGATGAACCTCGGCATGGCGATTGGCGGCAAGTTCCTCGCCGTGTTCACGGGAAGCGTGAGCGACGTGGAACAAGGGATGAAGGTGATCGCCTCCTCCATGGATGAAAAGCGGATTGTTCATTGCACCGTGCTTCGTTCCCCGAGCGAGGAAATCAAACAGCATTTCCGATAG
- the pduA gene encoding propanediol utilization microcompartment protein PduA, which translates to MANANALGMVETKGLVGAIEAADAMVKAANVTLIGKEQIGAGLVTVMVRGDVGAVKAATDAGAAAAERVGELLSVHVIPRPHTEVDAILPKTKAE; encoded by the coding sequence ATGGCAAACGCAAACGCATTGGGAATGGTAGAAACTAAAGGTCTGGTAGGCGCAATCGAAGCAGCAGACGCAATGGTCAAAGCAGCTAACGTTACTTTGATCGGCAAAGAGCAAATCGGCGCAGGTCTCGTAACCGTCATGGTTCGCGGGGACGTAGGTGCAGTCAAAGCGGCAACCGACGCAGGCGCGGCTGCAGCGGAGCGCGTGGGCGAATTGCTGTCCGTTCACGTTATCCCAAGACCACACACGGAAGTGGATGCCATCCTTCCTAAGACAAAAGCGGAATAA